The Arthrobacter sp. NicSoilC5 genome has a window encoding:
- the trxA gene encoding thioredoxin — MSNAKDVTDASFGTDVLSADKPVIVDFWAEWCGPCRKLGPILDEISVEYGEKVNVVKVNVDDNPAIAAQYGITSIPAVYLFQGGEVKNTVIGAKPKQFFEKEFSDVLS, encoded by the coding sequence ATGAGCAACGCAAAAGATGTGACTGACGCAAGTTTCGGCACCGATGTCCTGTCCGCCGATAAGCCGGTAATTGTTGATTTCTGGGCCGAATGGTGCGGTCCCTGCCGCAAGCTCGGACCAATTCTGGATGAAATTTCAGTGGAATACGGCGAAAAGGTTAACGTCGTCAAGGTCAACGTCGACGACAACCCCGCCATTGCTGCCCAGTACGGAATCACTTCCATTCCGGCCGTCTACCTATTCCAGGGCGGCGAAGTGAAGAACACCGTTATCGGTGCCAAGCCGAAGCAGTTCTTCGAGAAGGAATTCTCTGACGTTCTGTCCTAG